In the Magnolia sinica isolate HGM2019 chromosome 15, MsV1, whole genome shotgun sequence genome, one interval contains:
- the LOC131226659 gene encoding metal tolerance protein 4-like isoform X1, whose translation MDRGPEIIVPLMDGHKPKIGHRRVGRKNSVNSMTSEFFTKLPEKVKCGVDPEKPLDFDLSRTNGLMGGEKEYYERQFATLRSFEEVESLQASSGIDEDQDHAEQQQHEFAMKISNIANILLLALKIYATVRSGSIAIAASTLDSLLDLMAGGILWFTHLSMKNINIYKYPIGKLRVQPVGIIIFAAVMATLGFQVLVQAVEQLVKNEPTAKMTTNQLVWLYSIMLTATVVKLALWLYCRTSGNNIVRAYAKDHYFDVVTNVVGLAAAVLGDKFYWWIDPIGAIILALYTICNWSGTVLENAASLVGQSAPPEMLQKLTYLVIRHHPQIKRVDTVRAYTFGVLYFVEVDIELPEDLPLKEAHSIGETLQIKIEELPEVERAFVHLDFECDHKPEHSVLNRLPNSQP comes from the exons ATGGACCGTGGCCCGGAAATCATTGTGCCATTGATGGACGGCCATAAGCCCAAGATCGGGCACAGGCGGGTGGGCCGTAAGAATTCCGTGAATTCCATGACGAGCGAATTCTTCACGAAGCTGCCTGAGAAGGTGAAATGTGGGGTTGATCCAGAGAAGCCTCTGGACTTTGATCTTTCAAGAACCAATGGGTTGATGGGAG GAGAGAAGGAATACTACGAAAGGCAATTTGCTACTCTAAGATCATTCGAGGAAGTTGAATCTTTGCAAGCATCCAGTGGCATTGATGAGGATCAAGACCATGCAGAGCAACAGCAGCATGAATTTGCAATGAAGATCTCTAACATTGCAAATATTCTTTTGCTGGCGCTTAAA ATCTATGCAACGGTAAGGAGTGGATCCATAGCTATTGCTGCTTCAACACTTGATTCCCTATTAGATCTTATGGCGGGTGGAATTCTCTGGTTCACGCATTTGTCGATGAAGAATATAAATATCTACAAGTACCCCATCGGCAAGTTGCGCGTGCAGCCGGTGGGCATTATCATTTTCGCTGCTGTCATGGCTACTCTAG GCTTTCAAGTCCTGGTCCAAGCTGTGGAGCAACTCGTAAAGAATGAACCTACAGCCAAGATGACCACTAATCAATTGGTGTGGTTATATTCGATCATGTTGACTGCTACAGTAGTAAAACTTGCCCTTTGGCTTTATTGCAGAACCTCAGGAAACAACATCGTTCGTGCTTATGCTAAG GACCATTACTTTGATGTCGTGACAAATGTTGTCGGGTTAGCGGCTGCAGTTCTTGGAGATAAGTTCTACTGGTGGATTGACCCCATTGGCGCTATTATCCTCGCGCTTTATACAATCTGCAATTGGTCGGGAACCGTTCTGGAAAATGCAG CTTCTCTGGTAGGACAATCTGCCCCTCCGGAAATGTTGCAGAAATTAACATACCTTGTCATAAGGCACCATCCTCAAATCAAGCGCGTCGACACCGTTCGAGCCTACACATTTGGTGTTCTTTATTTCGTGGAG GTAGACATCGAACTGCCAGAGGACTTGCCTCTGAAAGAAGCGCATTCCATTGGGGAGACTTTGCAAATAAAGATCGAGGAGCTACCGGAAGTCGAGCGTGCGTTTGTTCATCTTGATTTTGAGTGCGATCATAAGCCGGAGCATTCAGTTCTTAATAGGCTGCCCAACAGCCAGCCTTGA